GCTAGAAGGCATGGGGCGCGCCATCGAAAGCAACTTCGACGCGGCCTTCAAGGTGGACACCTTAAAGCTTGCGATGATCAAGGACCGGATGGTGGCCGAAGTGATCGGTGTCAAGCTGATGGACCCGATCTTCCGGTTCGACCCGGCCCCATAATGAGGACGACCATCGTCAAGGTGCATCAGCAGTCAAGCGGACCGTCGAACACGTTCGCGCCCAGACCCTTGCAGAAGGCTCCTCTAATCCCTAATATCAAGTAGTAGTATTTGACCACGCAGTGGGCGAGGGTTCAGGGCGTCTCCCCGGCGGTCGGAGAATCTCTCGCCAGGGGCCCCTCACCCGAAATCGTCGGCCGCGTCGTCTGAAAACCGGGATTGTTCTATGTACGCCCATGCCGGCGGTCTCAGTTGTAACGTGCTGGTGCTGAACCAGAACTACCTGGCCATTCGCGTGGTGAATGTCCGTCGGGCCTTTTCTCTGCTCTTTAAGGAGCTGGCCGAAGTCGTGCACATCGAGCGCGGCCAGTATGCCTCGTACGATTTTATGGAATGGTGCGAGCTGTCCGAGTTGGCGCGCGAGTTCGAGCCGGATGCGCACGACTGGATTCGCACGGTGCGGTTTGACATCGCGGTACCGCGGATCATTCGACTGGCATTCTACGATCGACTGCCGCGGCAACAGGTCAAGTTCAACCGGCGAAACCTGTATGCCCGGGATGAGAACAGGTGCCAATACTGCGGCAAGAAGCATTCGACGACGGAACTGTCCCTGGATCACGTTGTGCCGCGGAGCATGGGCGGCAAGACATCGTGGGAAAACATTGTCTGCGCCTGTCTGAAGTGCAACATTCGCAAAGGCGGCCGAACGCCGGAGATGGCGGGCATGCACCTGATCAGCACGCCGAAGAAGCCGAAGCGAAATCCGGTAATTACGGTGAAGCTGGCGGACGATCGATATGCAAGCTGGAAGGCCTTTTTGGACAATGCGTACTGGTCGGTGGAGCTGAAGTAGCGCCGGAAAAAAACGTGATTCGCAGTTTCTGAACTCTGACAATCGAAAGCCCCGGGAATATTCCCCGGGGCTTTTTCATGCGCGTTGGTTCGCCGCGGTGTGGACCGGAGGGTTCATGTCTCGGTGCGAATCCCAGTTCCAAGTGAGCATCTGTCCGCCATGCACGGGTCTGCCGGCACGGTCGATGATGGCTTTCACAAGCTGAAGGCGCTTGGCGACCTGAGAGGCGGAAAAGCCCAGCTTTACAATCGCTCGATTGAAGGCCCCGATGTCCTCCATCTTGAGGTCGGAGAGCCGCATCCTGGCGTTTGCCCCGACCCCGCGTTCCGTGTTGATGAACGCGAGGAGGTCCTTCACCGCTTGGTGTCGGTCGCGATAGACCTCCGCCGAGATGGTTCCCCGTCGATTGGGTTCGTATCCCTTCCGTGCCCGAGCCTCCTCGGCGTCGAGGAAGCTGCTTGCAATTTCGAGGATGCTGCCTGAAAGTATGCGGTTGTCCTTCTTGGGTTTGGTGGTTCGCTTGGCCTTGGTCGGGAACGCTCTCTTGTTCTCACCACCACGGTGTTCCAGGACCCAAGCGTGATAGAGGAGCTTTGCTTACGGCTCGCCGCTACGCTCTTTGATGCCGAACCGGTGCCGGCGAGGCACGCCGTCTTCGTCTCTGAAGCTCACGTGCCAGCCGATGCCCTGAACGTTGGTGAAGGAGAGTTTCGGAACTCGCTTGTGGCGGTTTGGACCGTGCTTGGGCACCGCGGTATACTCCGGGCGTCGGCCGCTCACCGTGGCGGCCTACCCGGAGTTGTAGTAGCGGTCGTAGAAAAGAAGTAGAAAACGGCCTTCGCGGGCGT
This genomic stretch from Planctomycetia bacterium harbors:
- a CDS encoding HNH endonuclease, encoding MYAHAGGLSCNVLVLNQNYLAIRVVNVRRAFSLLFKELAEVVHIERGQYASYDFMEWCELSELAREFEPDAHDWIRTVRFDIAVPRIIRLAFYDRLPRQQVKFNRRNLYARDENRCQYCGKKHSTTELSLDHVVPRSMGGKTSWENIVCACLKCNIRKGGRTPEMAGMHLISTPKKPKRNPVITVKLADDRYASWKAFLDNAYWSVELK